In Tachysurus fulvidraco isolate hzauxx_2018 chromosome 5, HZAU_PFXX_2.0, whole genome shotgun sequence, the genomic stretch CACGTCAGTGCAGGTCTCACGTCAGTGCAGGTCTCATGTCACTGCACATCTCATAGTGCACATCTCATGTCAGTGCAGGTATCATGTTAGTGCAGGTCTCATTTTAGTGCAGGTCTCATGTTTACACACAGAGGACAGGATTTGAATAGGAAAATGGGCAGGTCTaggtatttgtgtatgtgtgtgagctttCAGAGGTAATAAACCAACCTTCAGTGATTTGTATACAGGTTTCTGCTCTGAATCATTGTTTCATTGCAGTGTTTCATTATTGTGTGTACAATAGTAGTCGAGTTTTATAGAAATGATGTCTGTCTTATGTTTATCTATTCGTTCTAAATTAAACCAAGTTTAATTCCGGATGCTCTTGTGTTAGTTAGCGTTATTGAACTTTGAACATTGAACAATGTAAACTGAACATATGTACTCTAGTTATTAGGAATTGTCAGTAAAACTTCAGTGAAAATCAGTGATCAACTTTTAAAACTCACCGTTACTCACTGGCGCCATCTAGTGTAAACTTGACAGATTTTTGTGTTACTTACAGATTTATGTATTTCATTTAATCGGAGATAAATGCTTTCTAAGAATGTCAGAAAcggaaaaaagtaaatatacattatgttatgctattttttttattgtattttaattttagaaATTGTACCTCTTCTgtctataaatattaaatatgcactgtttgtgtaacatttaaaatattaggcatactgaaaaaaaaattattagtgCAGTAAGTCAACACAGGTTTAATAGGACCACTGGACatttaatctatatttaaaaacattttattctgagTACAGAAGAGACActaaaattttgtttttgaggAACGAATGGATTTTTAATGTCAttacaaacaacaaaaatattctTAATGTGTCCTGTACATGGATTTATAAACAAACAGGTATATAGAATAAATCACAAAACAACCATAATATCTCTATTTTATATTGTTGATAGTATTTTATGcaaactttttcttttcccttttttttctgacgtatttgatatttacatttgtccCTAATTTGGTGAAGGATTCAAATCATTATAAAGTACTGAATGAAACGAATCAAATCACTAAAAGAATCACTTTACAATCCGAAACTATAGCATACTATATATAGCATAGAATAACGACTTTATATTAGTGTAAACGGTataagaaaagaagagaaaaaatacaaatgtgtaATATGGCTCTAAGCCATAAAGTAAATGATTCAAATCTTTACAGCGAAGTGACTCGATTGGATCAAATCGGTATTCAGAAATACGAGGATTTAATCCGAAATGACTCAAAGTTCCAGATTTATCTTGAACTAACTTTTAcacgctttaaaaaaaattaaacatacaaaGTGCGATTATGTCCTATAAACTTAAAAGAATCATTACGAAAATGATTCAAATTCCTTTGGTGTGAATCATGAATCAAATAACATGAATCAGTAGAGGCTGAATGCTACAATGCGACTCATTTTTTAACAACTGAGATTTTAACAATGAAGATTTTGTATtgtaacatatacatataaaatagtaaatatacatataaaatagaCAGCCGATTCACATGTACTGTTGTTTCCTCACTGATGAAAGAAACCAGAAATAGTATGTCGAGTCATTTTTGCGACGCTTCAACGAGTGGCGTCCCCGTTGCCATGGGAAGCCGTTGCCATGGAAACTCTCGACAACCTAGCGCGAGCCATGGAGCAGATATGGGTGTAGATGCGGATCCCGAAGTGAGAAGATCATTGTGCCGAAAACCAGAAGAGGAGCCGGGAATGAAGCGTGAGTACgatgtttctttctgttaaaCAGTTTACAGGAAACAGGTGATATTTTATAAGAAGGACCATCAAACGCCTGCTTGTTAGATCTGAGCAGTCAGTGGAACAGCTGAGATGTTTTGTCTTGCAGATTCAGGCAAAATCTCACCAGTGCTTTTTGCATTGAATGATTTCTGGTGTGGAGTTGCATGCTGCAGACATGTCGTGTCTCATTCCCCTGTTCCACACTGAACCCCATTCACACCTGTACCTGTGATTGGATGTCAGCTGAGACAGGAATGTCTCAGGTGCCATCCAGTCACAGGTAACAGGTGTGAATGGGGTTCAGGTGTGTTTTGGAAACTTACTGTCATCTCATCACTCAAACCAAACCTCTTCACTAAGCACAAATTTTTTATTctccaaaggaaaaaaaataaagaaaattaaactaCTTCTCATAGCTTACAGATATTATGCTCTGAATAAGGGGTTCTGATGAATGTATATGTAAACCACTTTGGAAGGAGATCAGACATGACCACATATTATTTGTAGTAGATCTTTATATGTTTGTCGAATTCAGAGACTAGTCATGCAATCTCTGCTCAGACTTTGACCCAAGGAGCAGCCATGTTTTTTCTAGCCGTGGCAAGTCtggttaataaaaataattatccaAATATCTGACTGCTTACCTACATCGAGATGAAAGTAAAAACCTCTGGTTTACTTGATTGGTCCATACATTATACATGTCTGTCAATCCATCCGTCTTTCCATTGCCTGTTCGTCtgtttgtccatccatccattcatccattcatccatccattcattcatccatccatccatccatccatccattcatccatccatccatccatccatccatccatccattctctgCACTAtatatcctgctgggtctggaGTTTATCCCAGCAGACTAAGACCATAAGGCAGAGTACATTCAGGATGCCAGTCTACCACAGAGCATTAGTTTGTACTCTGACACACTGATGTTTCTACAGAACTGAAGACTGATGCGGACGACCCTGAGCACTCGAGCATGCATCAACATACACCAGGTGATGTACctgcacatatacatacacacattttttaaatgcgcaaatctgtgtgtgtagtgtgtgtatgcatgtgtgctTGTATCACCTGGTGTATGCTGATGCATGCtcgagtgtgtgcctgtgtgtatgtatgtatgtatgtgcacgtgcgtgtgtgtgtgtgtgtgtgcgcatgtacatatgtatgtaagtacgtatgtattttatgtatgtatgtatgtatgtatgtatgttgtaaatatgtgtgtgtgtgtgtgtgtgtgtgtgtgtgtgtgtgtgtgtgtgtgtgtgtgtgtgtgtgtgtgtgtgtgtgtgtgaaatagggTCCCCTCTGCAGGCCAGGGTTCGGGGCAGTCGTGTGAGTTTCCCTGTGATACACATTGACAGACTGAGAGCAGCCAAAGCTCTAGTGAACAAGGCTGTAAAGGTCAGTGCCTTATAATTAGATCCTTCCTGTCAAATGCCTGCTCTCTGGAACAGCTTTTGTTTAATGCTAAACTGTGTTGTGTCCTGGAATCTGATTAGTCAGAATATGTTGCATATTTACAGCAGATTTAATTGAGTAATATTAATGAGCTCAGCTGAATtcattatcgtttctatagtaacagctcagtcataGGAAAGAGGATTTTGAACACTCCATTTAAACTGATTAATTATTGATATAATGAGATTTCCTgtcaggagatgtttattttggaaagagtctccagtgtcagagctttgtaacgaacatttacagcatttggcagacagccTTTATGCTTTGCAGTGTCTCGTTAGCattactgcattttttttatataaaaaagagagGCAAAAGAACATAGAGACAGTAAGCATCACACCAGCTATCATAAGGTTGTGGATTAGTTATCTAAAGCAGCACACCTGTAATATTTAGTGAATTGCATTCTAACTTCCTGTTCCTGCTTGTCTATGATTAATCCATATAGATCAGCcttataaaatataagaaaaatgaCAGATAAAAAGATAAACAGCTTGTTATGACATGTGATGAGACTGTAAAGTGTTGTGCTTCATTATACTTCTGCAGGAAAAGAAGGTGTTCTCGATTGAGGGGCCGTACCCTGTGATTCGTGCAGCTCTCAGGGCCAGAGGCTGGGTGGAACGGCGGCTGCCTCGCCAATGCACGCAAGCTCATCGCCATGGTGACCATGATGCTGAGGTCACAGATGAGACTGATAGCAGCCACGATGAAGGTAACAGATTGGTCAGTTAGACAGATAAATCTGtaactgtgtatgtatgtatgtataaagtgtatgtGTTGTAATGTTATGCAGTGTtcaggattcattcattcattcattttctaccgcttatccgaacttctcgggtcacggggagcctgtgcctatctcaggcgttatcgggcatcgaggcaggatacaccctggacagagtgccaacccatcacagggcacacacacacactctcacacactcacacactacggacaatttttcagagatgccaatcaacctactatgcatgtttttggaccgggggaggaaaccggagtacccggaggaaacccccgaggcacggggagaacatgcaaactccacacacacaagacggaggcaggaatcgaacccccagccctggaggtgtgaggcataacatgctaaccactaagccactgtgcccccctagTGCTCAGGAtgaattttgtaattaattcatGACTCTTTGTAATGAGGCTTTAAGTCTGCAAACTTGACACCACACAGTTCAGCTAAGCTATCACAGATGCAGATCAGTCTTAGCCCTCCctgaagagaaaatgtaatCGCTGTGTCTTCCTTATCTTTGTGCAGGTACAGACCGGGGACAGGACAGAGACAAGGAGGACGATGCTGATGACATGTACAAGCTCATGGTGAGCTGTGGAGGATTTAttaattagaatcagaatcagaatcagaatagaGAGCCATACTGCCAAGTATGCTTGtgcatacaaggaatttgttttagtctCATATGCTTCCAGTACACAAAGacaacaacaccacacagacaataaaaataagatgagaataaaaagatacacacatataaatgtaaatagacaaaaaagttaaaaataaagtgtatgTACAGTTGATCTATAGATGATAGAATGTTAGATAGAatggaagctttttttttttcatttttgtaagATTCTTGCACATTATTATTGCAAAATGGTgggaacatttaactgttcatgagGTAGGTtgcctgggggaagaaactgttcttgtgccTGGTTGTGCTGATATTTGGGGCTCTGTATCACTGGCCAGATTGTAAAAAAGCAGATGACTTGGATGTGagggatccagagtgatttCCTGAGCCCTTTTCCTCACTCATCACtctggatatactgtatacagttcTTGAAGGGTGGGTAGGGGAGCACCAATAATCCATTCAGCAGTCCGAATCgttctctgtagtcttctgatgtctgattttgTAGCTGAGCAAAACTAGACAGTTGACACCCTACTCAGAGAATTTAAGCTCTTCAAGCTTCTCTTAGTTTctattaaaactatttaaatatttattattataatagagTTCCTGTGTTTTTTATCCTAAtctctgtttaaaaaagaaaaaaacacaccatcAAAGGTTTACACAAAGTCCTCATTTAGCATATTTTGATACACCAAGCAAGATATGTCCAGATGCAAGAAAAttctgtgaatgtgtgcatgACATGAAAGGTAGCTAATAAATACTTAGCATTATGTTAGCTCAAACATTCACACTAGCATTTGCAAAATGCACCTAAATCTTGTTACTGAAATACTGACAAGATAATCAGGTTTAGCTGGTTGCATTAGCTTAGCTAATCAGACAGCACAAGCTTATCACTAGCATAACTATAATACACTCTTTTGGCGCATTTCTGAAAAGCTCAATCATATTCTTACGCTCCACTGTCAAATCCTGCCCTTAGCCGTTTGTTCTAAGTGAGTTCATAGTAAACagctttttttgtattgtgtctgaactaatcacacacaacacatttgcTTGTCAGCGCAGAACTACGTTACCCAACATCCCCAGGATGtcacattacatacagtatctctTTGAGCACCTCACTAGCATTTCTATTTAAGTTCTGGTTTCTGTGTACCATGTTCTCACTCCTAGTCTGTATGTTTTCACCTCGTATCTTAAATAGTCTCGTCTAGTGAACAACGAAATGACGTATTTCTACTGGACTACGAGGAGAGACGAAGTCGActatctttctttaaaaaaagaccaGATGACGAATCACTATGCAAAAACGGGATCCTTCACCACCAAGGTTTCTCTCCAGCTTTTTTTCTAGGAATACAGTTGTCAATTTCTACATCTCATCCAGATACGCTGTTTACGTCATCAGTCGCATTCTGTTTCTCTGCCTCAGGTGGGCTTGTGCATGAGTTTGAGGAATCTGCAGTGGTTCGACTCGACGGATCCCGACACATTCTTTCCACGCTGCTACAGACTGGGAGCTGAAGACGAAAAGCAAGCATTCACTGGTCAGCATCACTGTGAATGCACATGCTGTTATTATTAGAAGATTGGTAATCCTTTAAACATTGTCTCACCCCCTGCAGATGACTATAGACGTACTGCATGCACAAGTCTGCTCCAGTATGTTGTAGAGAGAGCTGGAGGGGGAGTGGAGAATGACAGAACAAGTGAAATTTATCAAGATATACAGCCTCAGGGTAAGAAACGTTACCCTGAAACGTTACACACTTACAAATCGGCAAATACGCAAcacaattcattttaattatacaGCATTTTCAATAATACAAAAATCCACAAGCCAGAAAATTTTATTGGCTCCTGTTGTATTGTGTCCATGGTGATGATTGAacatctttgtcatgtctcactccagaGTGGtattaatatgaagctcatatgaaagtagacattGAGGATTTTAAGAATTTGGAGAGTTTTGTCACTATTTCACAGATGTGAAAAATCTTCAATGTAAATGataatatcaaacccatttctgagATGCAAGTGCAAATTAAGGATTTTGTATGGTAAAATGTGGTTGTAATATTATGTGAAGTTTCACACACAACCAATGTATGTATTACTGTTTACTACTGACAGAATGAATAATGACTTCACAGCTGCTATTTCAGGCACCAATATCTGTGCCTCTAGTCTCACTGGCTAATTTAAGAATCTGCAAATTAGGAATTAATGTCCGGAACCAAATAACATGGGTTTTTACATTAGGAGAGAAACCAAACCACCTTCATCAGAGCAATTCACTTCTAATTTGCAGAAAGGAAAACTTTTCCATGTTATTTTCCTTCTCGTCACGTCCTTGTCGTATCCTAAAGAACTCCAATCCCATTCCATATCCAAATAGTTTCCCCCTGGAATCCTGGGTTGTGTagttagaggtttcacactgctcctactttcCCATAATCTGTGAAAATTGTTTCACACTttacattcctaaaccctgcTGCAACCTTCTTCTTGTTTGCATATTTGCACATCAACActcctgattggataaatccagCGTGTATCTACTTTATAATGTCTCGTCTCACACTTTCACCTCAATTACGAATAAAGTTCAGGTCTCTTTCATacctttataatttttttttttgataatttCTCAGCGTGACCTATTTTCCCCTCGCTACCCCACTCACTTTCGggatgttcagtgttttgtctCCTGACTCTATCTATAGAATCGTTTTTACATGTTTAAGTGTCTCTGGTTTACACCTGATGTGAGACACAGAGCTCTGTTCAGGTTCTGAATGTGTTTCTGTTGCTAAACAACAAGCCATAACATTCTAACAGCATTGTTTCACATTGTACACGTTTATAACATGGatttaacagtgtgtaaaagCCGTGCTGATCCTGCTTCCGAGCAGAGTTTCATAACTCCAAGGAAAAAAGCCGGGGTTGATTGTCTTCATCCCTGTGTGCAGGTCTTGATACGCATAAACCACAATCTAAGCAGAGGATTGGAGTTGGATTGATCAAGACGGCACTGCGTGTGTGTCAGGAATATCTAAACAACTTGGAACACTGTGACATAGACATCTCACTGGAAACCCCACCCACTCTCTCAGAGCAGCAGTGGACAAACTTTCTCCACAGCTACTACCTGGTCATTCAGTAAGTACATTACAGTCAATATTATTACAAAACTACCGTAATCACGAGTTTAGTGTGAGAAATGCATTGTTGTGTGTATGATATCAGACATTGACATCAGATATCAGACATCAGACCTTCAAACTGCCTGATTCCAGGATACAAATCTTTACAACACCTTTTAGTGTGATTCAAAGTAACACCAAGActatttgtaaatatgttttggCCCTAAAACGCTGAATACAGCTTTACACTTCTTGCTCTAATATTAGCTGATGAGGTAGTTAGCGACCAACTCGTTCCTGTACACTTACATCAACTCGAGGAAGTAATAAATTGACTAAATCCAATTATTTCCTTGCTGgtgcttctttcttttctatttatcTCTATAGTGATGGTGTGATATTAGAGGGATGTACGACATTTGCAAAGCGCTGTCAGTCCATGCTAGCCCGAATGCAAAAGGCCTGTTCACAGCTGGAGACTGATGGAGTCAATAACATCTGGATCATTAAACCAGGAGCTAAATCAAGAGGCAGGggtgagcagagagagagagagagagagagagagagagagagagagagagagtgtctgtgagtgtgtgtatgtgtgagtgagcatgtgtgtgcgtgtgtgtgcatgtgtgtgtctgtctgtgtgtgtgtgtgtgtgtgtgtgtgtgtgtgtgtgtgtgtgcgtgtgtgtgtgtgtgtgtgtgtgtgtgtgtgtttgtgtgcaagtttgaatgtgtgagtgagtgtatgcgtttgtgggtttgtatgtatgtgtgtgtctgtttgaatGTTTATGCACTATGTATGGTCTcctttctgagtgtgtgtgtgtgtgtgtgtgtgtgtgtgtgtgtgtgtgtgtgtgtgtgtgtgtgtgtgtgtgtgtgtgtgtgtactgtaggtataGTGTGTATGAACAGGTTGGATGAGATCCTGGGTTTAGTGGACAGCGACCCGTCTCTGACTAAAGACAGTAAGTGGGTGGTGCAGAAGTATGTGGAGCGCCCCCTGCTGATCCACGGCACTAAGTTCGACCTGCGGCAGTGGTTCCTGGTGACGGACTGGAACCCGCTCACCGTATGGTTCTACCAGGAGTGTTATCTGCGGTTCTCCACCCAGCTCTACTCCACACACAGACTGGACAGGTGAGAGCAAGACACGCATGCAACATGCAGTGTACAGCGTAGGACACCAAATACTAACaacagatgttttatttttatccagatttattttctttttgttcttggcattaatttttgttttcacttatCCATACTttctttatacaaaaaaaattattattattattattattattattattattattattattattattattattattatttaaatgaaatgaaaatatacatgatatactgtgtagttttatttaaaacactgcAGAAAATGTCAAACATGAAAATACCTTTAAaatttttatgtaatttattgattacttcctgttaaaaaaatataaatgatgcaAAAAATAGAAGACAATTTAGCTTCTAGTTTGAgtgaattataaatatattaacaaaacaatatattaaCAAAACTATAAACATTAGTTACCAATAAAGaacatataaaaattataaataaatccaatttgttaaattgaatttttttttcaatggaGTGAAGTTTTTCATATATGGTAGTTTTCAAGTATGGTGGTTGTCAGTGTTATTATAGCATTTGCAGTTGATTTTGCAGGCTGCAGATGACTTGGTGCAAATATCAATGTCCTTCCTTCTTGTCTCTCAGTTCTGTCCACCTCTGCAACAACTCCATTCAGAAATATTTCCAGCCAAGTGCAGGTCGTGACCCATCGCTGCCAACAGAGAGCATGTGGTCATCTGATGAGTTCCGCTCTTGGCTCTCGGCTTCAGGACGGGGTGGCCTGTGGGAAGAGGTGGTGCTTCCAGGCATGAGAAGAGCCGTGATCCAGACGTTGTTGACGGCGCAGGACAGTGTGGAACCACGCAAGGCCAGCTTTGAGCTCTACGGGGCAGACTTTCTCCTGGGGTGTGACCTCAAACCCTGGCTGCTGGAGGTGAATGTTAGCCCCACCATGTCCTGCTCCACGGCTGTCACTGCCCGACTCTGCCCTGCCGTGCAGGAGGACACGCTGCGCGTGGTGCTTGATCGAGGCTATGGCCGCAACACAGACACCGGAGGCTTTCAGCTTATATACAAGCAGGTGAGTAGGAGGTTCTGTTATTTAATCATCAAATGCACTCATAATGTATAATGCTAAAACAGCAAGGGTTAAAATTCCCATTGAAGATCATATTCTCTATGTTCTTGAGGATCATGTTCTGAATTCTTTCACGTCTCGTTTTTCTCCAGGCATTAGTGGAGGTTCCTCCATATTTAGGTGTCCGCCTTCTAGTAGAAGGAGCTCATATCAGACGTCCGTGTTCCTCCCGAGTTAAAACAATTATCAGGTATCATTACAAATCAATACACAAATCCAGACGTGTCCCCCAATCTCACATTCGTCCTTCAAGCAAGGAGAACCAGCATGAGGAGGCACAACGGATCCGGCCACCTGTCTCCACACGGAAACTTACAGTAGAAAGAGGTTTAACTTTACAGCCTCTGCTGGAGAAAAGAGTCCTGAGGCCGGTGTTACCCTCATCCTCAGGTCCTCCTCTGAAACCTTCTGACAGTCATCATCTTCATacctcacacatacacgcacatcgTGTACGCACAgagccgacacacacacatacttacactcACAATCATAGGACCCAAAGACACCTGCTCTCTCTGAACCGACTGGAACCTTCGCTGGAGATTATCAATCTACAACCTGGAGTCTCCTACAAGCACTTTTACcaccagaaaacacacacaaacacacacagtcctctcacacacaccaaccaggTGTTTTACCCTCCAGGTGTTATACGCCTCCACCAGTACGTATCACTGCTCCAGCAGCAAAACTCTGAGACTTACAGAAACAAGGGACTCACAGCCCTGAGAAATCGCACAAGCCAAACAGATTGATAAAAATTTTATCCAAATATAAAGCAGtagtaataaattattcatcACTGAACTCGACAgaatgaaaatatataacatGGTACATGTTTTTGATACTGTGACTGATTTTAATCGtgttcataaattaatttgttttaaatgaggTTTAACCCCCTGATCAGCCAGAACATTAAAAACCACTGGCAAGTGAAGTTAAGAACATTGATGATCATGTTTCACCTGTcaaaaagtagaaaataagtgtaaggtgtgtgtaaaGACCAAGAGACTCTGTTACACAGAATATGCACCACATTGTGATGACTAGATGATGTCTTTTAATTTTCTATCATCTTTCCTACAGAAAGGTCTGTATTTCTGCCCATTGATTTGTGACAATTTATCTTTGATATCAGaaaaaatattgtctttttcttCATCCCTCACTTAACATTACTCTGCTGATACATCATATATTTGCTTGAAGAAAATAATGTTgaatgggtgttttttttttcaacctttAACTCTTTGATTAGAAAGcattgtatatttaattttgcAGGTAAATTTCTTCTTAACCATACATTGGCTAGCTAATGCAAACTGACTACAAATTATTAGCGGTCAAGCAAGTTTTCTGCATCAATCGGCAAACTTCCTTTCCCTGCTTTTTCCTTAGATCATAGAGTTTCTTCACTCTGTGAAGCCCACAGTCTGTTTctacattttactttattttactctGAAGCGTTATAAAGCTTCATGAGTAGTGCTGCTATAGGTTTTTcatgtaaaatttattttctgCTCTTCTTTACTACTCTCTAGTGATAATGGTGTTTATGAGTGTCCTTTATATCATGTTTTTATCGTACCTTTTATCGTCCTAATCTACAGCAGTGTGAGATCTTACTGTATAGGAGTGAGGGTTTCTTACCATCTTTCCTGGAGAAATCTTACTGATTTCACTTACTTTGTCTCATGTgtgtcctttctgttcattttggACAAAAAATTACCCCATTAGTTTCTGTCTGGTTTTGGGATTTTTACACTGACTGTGCACTGACTTAAATCTATCTGCTGAAGCTGTATGTACTTTCTTAAAATCACTCGCTTTTTTTACAATCAGCGTGAGAGGCtcataccttttttttaacaatgattTTCTAGTTCTGTAGTTAATGTTTGTTTCTACTTATTtagttaatataaatatttcttatttaaaatttaCTACAGTTTCCTCTTTATTTATCTCCAAGTCTAATTTTACACTGATCCCAATATGGTCTGGTTATACTTAATATTAAGTAATGTAAGCtttaattttatacatatttttagaTTATCACTAAATATTGTGGAACATTAGTGGTTAATTGTTTAGAGAGGTATTTATAGTGGTTTCTGAAagttaaattagaaataaagttaaataacaattaaaataaaataagcattatTAGGGTTTTAAGAACACTTGTATGACTCCATTTTGGATATAAAAGGTCACAAAATAACTTGCATGTTAAATGTCTGaactttctttttaatgtgTAAACAAATAATTCCTTAAATGTTAATCGGCTGTatacctatttttttttagagatacTGTGACATAAATGTTTCATCCAGGTATGTGTGATTAACACCTGTTCATGATTAGTTTTGGTACATCACAAAACTAGTTTTGGTACATCAcactccggcgccaggacaccgcaggccctgggtgcagcagcgcaGGACAcgtgccggtccccggccgaggacctctccccctccaccaccaccggtcttcgagatccccacccggaaccgctttgcccccttcgcaagacggactgcgacaacgtgatcatcggagaccaTCGTCCGCCACatccgtgctacggtggctaaaggtaaggcttgcactcactgcttacctggtgctcgtgttcttgatgtctctgcacaggtacctagagtcgtgagcagaaacaccggagctgtggttcttcatgtcggctcaaatgacaccagcctgaggcagtcggagatcctgaagagggacttcaacaccctggttgagacggttcgcagcacagcgcccacgacgaggatcatcgtgtctggaccgcttccaacgtaccagcgaggaattgaaaggttcagtagactttttgctttaaatgaatggttacagtcatggtgtcaggctcagaaactactctttatcgataattggaatgttttctgggagcgtcctaggctattccgtgctgacggcctgcaccccagcagagttggagcggagatcctctcggaccacatctccagggcgctgaacaccttctgactggtaaactactctttaaatttaaatctcaatagccatccttcacctcagcacattgacacagaaaatgcacacatagctcaccctatagaaactgtgtctgttccccgagcagtgagatccaaaagtaaatacacgagaagttctcgaaataatcttactgtaattagaccagaaaaaagccaaagaaacaaacaaaaacagttcttaaggtttggacttctgaacattagatctcttgca encodes the following:
- the ttll3 gene encoding tubulin monoglycylase TTLL3 isoform X3; the protein is MQTPHTQDGGRNRTPSPGGTDRGQDRDKEDDADDMYKLMSRLVNNEMTYFYWTTRRDEVDYLSLKKDQMTNHYAKTGSFTTKVGLCMSLRNLQWFDSTDPDTFFPRCYRLGAEDEKQAFTDDYRRTACTSLLQYVVERAGGGVENDRTSEIYQDIQPQGLDTHKPQSKQRIGVGLIKTALRVCQEYLNNLEHCDIDISLETPPTLSEQQWTNFLHSYYLVIHDGVILEGCTTFAKRCQSMLARMQKACSQLETDGVNNIWIIKPGAKSRGRGIVCMNRLDEILGLVDSDPSLTKDSKWVVQKYVERPLLIHGTKFDLRQWFLVTDWNPLTVWFYQECYLRFSTQLYSTHRLDSSVHLCNNSIQKYFQPSAGRDPSLPTESMWSSDEFRSWLSASGRGGLWEEVVLPGMRRAVIQTLLTAQDSVEPRKASFELYGADFLLGCDLKPWLLEVNVSPTMSCSTAVTARLCPAVQEDTLRVVLDRGYGRNTDTGGFQLIYKQALVEVPPYLGVRLLVEGAHIRRPCSSRVKTIIRYHYKSIHKSRRVPQSHIRPSSKENQHEEAQRIRPPVSTRKLTVERGLTLQPLLEKRVLRPVLPSSSGPPLKPSDSHHLHTSHIHAHRVRTEPTHTHTYTHNHRTQRHLLSLNRLEPSLEIINLQPGVSYKHFYHQKTHTNTHSPLTHTNQVFYPPGVIRLHQYVSLLQQQNSETYRNKGLTALRNRTSQTD